The Ruminococcus albus AD2013 genome contains a region encoding:
- a CDS encoding cation diffusion facilitator family transporter produces the protein ALMADAWHHRSDALSSIGSFAGILGARMGLPVLDPLASVIICVFIEKAALEIFIDAVNKMIDRSCSDDTVTKMQEVILDTEGVLGIDELKTRLFGAKIYVEVEIRMDPDKTLVEAHDTAEMVHDMIEKTFPKVKHCMVHVNPDIPD, from the coding sequence GGGCGCTGATGGCTGATGCTTGGCATCACCGCTCGGATGCACTTTCATCCATCGGTTCATTTGCGGGTATACTCGGTGCGAGAATGGGTCTGCCTGTGCTTGACCCTCTTGCAAGCGTGATAATCTGCGTTTTCATCGAAAAAGCGGCACTTGAGATCTTCATTGACGCTGTCAACAAGATGATAGACAGATCCTGCAGTGATGATACCGTTACTAAAATGCAGGAAGTCATACTTGACACAGAGGGCGTACTGGGGATCGATGAACTGAAAACAAGACTTTTCGGCGCTAAGATATACGTTGAAGTCGAGATACGCATGGATCCGGACAAAACACTTGTTGAAGCCCATGACACGGCTGAAATGGTCCATGACATGATCGAAAAGACTTTTCCGAAGGTAAAGCACTGTATGGTACACGTTAATCCGGATATCCCTGATTAA